Genomic segment of Cyprinus carpio isolate SPL01 chromosome A13, ASM1834038v1, whole genome shotgun sequence:
GAACTGCACAGGTGATCATCGTCACAGAGCCAGTTAGCCCAATGTACACATGGCCTAAATACTCATTTATggcatctgaaaacacatgattaaaataaattatttcagctCATTACTCAGCAAGATATATcttagtaaaacaaataaataaataaaaaaataaacatttcttctcaCCTTTTGTGTTCCCACAAAACCTTACAAATGCATTTCCGATCTCAACTAGAAGAGAGTAGGCATTTTTGCGGGCACCAATAGACATTTCCTTAGTGCAAAGAATGAcctaaacacacaataaaatcacctaatattaaataaagaatcTTAAACTCTGATTTAAGATTGTGCTGTATGCCAAACAAACCTCAGGAAGCAGAGCTGTAATAAAACCACGGTGTTCTTCATTCAGCTGCTTCACTATGTGAATTAGACACTTGAGTCTAGGCTTTAAAGTGTCAAGAGAGCACCACATGTTATTCCAATATACATCCTCTGGGTAAATATGATTACTTTCTGCTGTTTTTCACAGCTCTCACCCGTTTGGAAGACGAGGCCGCTGTTGTCAGGCTGTCAATTAACATTGTTTTCAGCTCCTCAAGGTTCTGCAGAACAAAAGCCTTACAAGACGCACTCTCTCCTCCACAAATTTCTTCAATCACACGGTAAGCTTTCTTCTGGATGCTAGCAACCTTGCTCTATTTACACAGACAAACATTACATAAAGTACACTCATCACACAAgagcaaaaatatgtttaaaaatagtaACAGGAAGATTCTCACCGCAACAAAAGGTTTAAGCAAACTGAACGTCTGGGTCATGGATGCTTCGTCTACAAATGGAGCCATTGCAACAATCAAGTCGATAACTGCAAGCCTACAAAATAAGAGCCAATTATTATCCAAAACATGATGTGAACTTCAGTTTAGGTGTCATTCCActaaacacaacactttttagGCTAATAGTCCAGCCACAAAAATATGGTCAGAATTTGATTCTAAGTGTCTCAAAGATCTGTTGAACATACCTAGAACCTTGTAAATAAGACAATAAAGGTGTGGTGCTGTATTACCGTGTGAACTCAGAGTTGTCTGCACTGTTGAGTCTCTCTGATGCTTTCTGCAGAAACGTGCAAACCATCTGAAACAATAGAACCgacacaataaaaaaactaaaacagattgCAATGATGTCATTCTtgaagggaagtcgtggcctaatggttagagagtcggactcccaatcgaagggttgtgagttcgagtctcgggccggcaggaattgtgggtggggggagtgaatgtacagcgctctctccaccctcaataccatgacttaggtgcccttgagcaaggcactgaacccccaactgctccccgggcgccgcagcatatggctgcccactgctccgggtgtgtgttcacagtgtgtgtgtgtgttcactgctctgtgtgtgtgcacttcggatgggttaaatgcagagcacaaattctgagtatgctATGATGGAATTAATTAGTTAATATGGTCAATTAATAACCAACCATAAAGATGTCATTCTTGCTATGATGGAATTAATTAGTTAATATGGTCAATTAATTACCTCCTGTTCTGTAATGCTCAGGTAGACTCTGATTGTGTCCAGGACAGCCATTCTAGCAGATACCATCTCTCCAGGTTTTGGCTGCTGATTGTAGACATTAAATAGGATGGGAAGGAAGTTCTTGGAAAATCGTTTTAATTCTGCCTTTTCCTCCTCTGCAGatgacccagaaaaaaaaaaaaaaaaaaaaaaatgcatttaatatacaatCATAAATCTCAATGagcagtcttcagtgccacagcAATGAAAAAATGCTATTCGGTTTTTGAGTTATTGTTTTAACAACCCAGCTGACCTGTGTCACAGCTCTTGTTGATAAGAGTCCGCAAAGCCTGGCAGATGCACAGACGGAGATCAGGGCGATCATTCAGGGCCATACCCAGAGACCGAGCAATGCCCTTAAACGAGGCTAACAGGTCAGTGGGTTTAGTGCAGAATCCAGGTAGCATGGTCCAAATCTGGAAAAACAAATGATATATTCAGAACACtggaaaaataagttaaatggATGATTAATTCCACTCAATGACCATCCAAATGTTCATATGTACGTAGCAAAGTTCAGTGCGAGAaaatagtatatacagtatttaagagcataaaaaaattaaaaaaaatcatacaggtttggaacagcatgagggtgggaaaattatcattttcatttctgtggGAAACTGCAGTCACTGCAAAGATAGTAACGTTCAAAATGATCTGCCAATGTGTCAAAATACTTAGCGTGCCTGCATCTGTAGAGTCTGATACACTTTTGCCATCAGTTTCTGTCCTGACTGCTCCAGTTCATCACCTGAAACATCAGAGATCGACATATGGACATGAATATACAAACATGTACCAtaatttaatacagtaatactgaCACAAGCGACATTTCAAATAAACTGCAATGTAAAccagtgtgtgtatctgtgactGATAAAGACCTGTCTGTTTAAGATTGTTTGCCAAAGGGAAAAAGTATGAGGTGAAGTAAGCCAGCTGAGTGTTTTTCACATGATCTCTTATGACCGGGATCAGCCAGCTACGTGGGAACTCCAGGTCATCACTGCAAACAAGCACagcattaaattcatttttaagtcAAAAGGCTTAGCTTCTACATTTAGATGTGCCAGCAAGGTAACTCACTCTGTTCCAGTGATGAGGAGGGGCACAGCTTTCAGGACCACCTCTGGACCCATGTTCTCCACCGCACCGCCCACAGCCAGATCCAGCTCCCCAGAGAAGGGGAACTGAGGGGTGGCTCGCAGGTCACAGAGAGACTGCAGACTCTGAGGATCACATACACACATCTGTGAGTAAACTATCAATTACATAGAAACACACCAATTACAGAAAATACTGTATTTCAATCAACCTTTATCATAATAGGATGAGCCTGTCTTCCTGCAGCTCTGTAGAAACAGCCCAGGATCTGCAGCACAAACGGCCAAGAGGCATGAAAACGATAGGACAACCCTTCCTCCACGATACTGAAAGAGACAATGGTCAGACTTTAGAAAGCTATGCTTTAGAAAGAGATGACATTATAAAAGATGAAAGTCACAGGAAGCTCACCGAAACATCTTTAGGATGCAAGCCCCATTTCCAGCTGATGTGCTTGGTAAAACTGGACCGATCTCAGCCATATGTGGAGCCACACACTCATTTAACAAAGTCTGGAAGGAGAGGGGGAAAAGAActctttaaaacacacataacagtaaaaaatttatttttctaaaaaataacaatacactGCTGATACCTTCAGAGTCTGAGTCGCAGTAGAGACTACTTGTGTGTGTGGGGACAGAAGACATGACATGGTGACAGAGAAGAGGCGAGGAAGATGACTGATACTCAGAGAGCTCTGTAAACTAGAGGCCAAAAATTAATAAGTTTCCAAGTTTCTTTACAAAGTCAGCAAACAATAGACTAAGTGTTGAAAAAGGCCTACCTGGAAAGATGAACATGGGCTTTTTCCATTACAGCAAGCCATGCTAGTAAAGGCTGCAGATCGTTCTCACTTGGAACATAGTCATATAAAGCCTGGAAGGAAGGTGTTGAAAAATGTATCAATCCACATATTAGGAAATTAAAATACAGAATCACATAATTCTGAGatcatgtgcatgtgtttatCGATTATAATACTCACTGTGATGATCTGTGCATTCAGTTCTGCAGACATACTGGCAGGACTAGGCTTGCTACTGAAGAGCTTGTGGAAAGCCTGCATTGCATTTGCTGTTACCAGCCAGAGAACCAGAGGCAGGTGTTAAGATCTGATAAGTCAACAAAAACTgattgattaattttaaattaaaatgtatctgtTAAACTGGTCTCTCACCACATGGCTCAGGGTCATCAGACGGAGAAGGGTCTCACAGCAAGATTTTACAGAGCTCAGAGGAAAAGCAGACAGCAGGTCTTTTAGAAGACCAATCACATGGAGAGTGGTAGTGTCTTCTTTGCTGCCTGAGTTGGATAGAAAGACAGTCACTCAATCAAAAAGTAGATAATTTCATTCTataaaattaaagagaaaaaaaatgtgagtgaGTTGCTATGGGACCATTTTAGCTGCAAAACTGCCTACAAAATAACTTCATGCAGCTTGATTTTAAACTTTGAATTGCATGCTTTATCTTAACTAAAtgcctttaaaaattaaaattaatttacacactTTAAAAAAGATCAAGGAAGTATGCATCTGTCCTTTACTTGGGTTCTTCACAGAAATGCAATGTCGCTGATTTtcctaattttattaattttatatttatattacttagTAGAAGCCTCAGAGGCTGAGTTATCACAAGCAggtgttattgtttgttttgagcaTCTCTACAGTAAGAACATGAGTTTACTGACCTCCGGACTGCTCCAATTCTTTGCAGCAGAATTTGGCTGTTGCGGCTGCTGCTGGGTGATGGACCGGGGCATTATCTGAGAACACAAAGTCGCTGTAGCGAAGGACTGAGCAAACACCCTGCTGTGCTGCTTTTCGCACCTGTAGCACATGGACAAACATCATTCAGAAACCTCAGAAAAATCATAATCAGTCACTCTCTAATCTGAGTACAAAAATAGTGTTACCATTGTGTATTACTATAACAATTAGTGATGGATAGTATGATTAAAATCTTATATGGCAAAAAAGGAATCTTATATAAACAGTGACATTCCAACTCTAACTGAATGGGACTCAAACAGACAGACCTTTGGTTTGGAGTGCACGGTGAAGCTCAAAAGACCGTGGTACAGCTGCAGAGTTGAAGGGTAACTCCAGACTGACAGATCCTGTTTACGCAGCAAAGTTGCTAGACAGGATATGATCTGCAAAGGAATATAGAAGTGACCAAATTAGAGTATAAAAGTGGAAAATAATAAGCGGAGACACAAAGCAAACTTCCTCTCCACATC
This window contains:
- the LOC109104930 gene encoding RRP12-like protein, which produces MVKSGKLRSGTSQKIKRWKKGHSSDSNPETSRYRKAARSRYFSRPLEKSDLTVDALKLHNELQAGSLQKSSDAMQAGDVMEDQALTEKTSGTFLSGLSDCSNLTFRKVQRYWESNSAAHKEICAVLAAVTEVIRSQGGMETETEYFASLMTTLEAVDSSESLAAVAYLLNLVMKRLPAAVLKKKFSDTAKAFMDVMTNQVNSDSSSCLRWIISCLATLLRKQDLSVWSYPSTLQLYHGLLSFTVHSKPKVRKAAQQGVCSVLRYSDFVFSDNAPVHHPAAAATAKFCCKELEQSGGSKEDTTTLHVIGLLKDLLSAFPLSSVKSCCETLLRLMTLSHVLVTANAMQAFHKLFSSKPSPASMSAELNAQIITALYDYVPSENDLQPLLAWLAVMEKAHVHLSSLQSSLSISHLPRLFSVTMSCLLSPHTQVVSTATQTLKTLLNECVAPHMAEIGPVLPSTSAGNGACILKMFRIVEEGLSYRFHASWPFVLQILGCFYRAAGRQAHPIMIKSLQSLCDLRATPQFPFSGELDLAVGGAVENMGPEVVLKAVPLLITGTDDDLEFPRSWLIPVIRDHVKNTQLAYFTSYFFPLANNLKQTGDELEQSGQKLMAKVYQTLQMQIWTMLPGFCTKPTDLLASFKGIARSLGMALNDRPDLRLCICQALRTLINKSCDTEEEKAELKRFSKNFLPILFNVYNQQPKPGEMVSARMAVLDTIRVYLSITEQEMVCTFLQKASERLNSADNSEFTRLAVIDLIVAMAPFVDEASMTQTFSLLKPFVASKVASIQKKAYRVIEEICGGESASCKAFVLQNLEELKTMLIDSLTTAASSSKRPRLKCLIHIVKQLNEEHRGFITALLPEVILCTKEMSIGARKNAYSLLVEIGNAFVRFCGNTKDAINEYLGHVYIGLTGSVTMITCAVLALTRLVFHYKDTIDVSSLELLLQNVCLLLSSRTRDIVKASLGFLKVLLFSLDVKVLASHITVIMEGISNMNDMRRHFRSKLKSIYTKMIRKFGVELVKSMLPADQHKVLVNIRKTEARNKRRKLVSKTEEDGSDTEDETPKMKGESIEDILAETDSDSNEDEKPRKGQKKPVRKGQAWLKEGISDEPLNFLDPKAAQRVLATNPNLKKASKAEHGFKVTSDGRLIIKEEDDEDDDNTKDAEMDDILEEAGVKTKKNPKRKMRDELDDDMDVEPTMKYKAGGIGIHRPLDRRPEFGTEYKSKKGKGDVKKAGKCDPYAYIPLKKAQLNRRKKAKLQGQFKGMVRGAKKGALSGSRILKKRKA